GGGCCACCATCGACTCCGCCATACCCGGGGCGAGAGTCTGCAACAGGGTTTTGCTGAGGAGGGTGCCGAGCAATCCTCCCTTTCCATTAATGGCGTTGAGGAAGGCACCTACCGTTGCGCCAGGAGTGTTGAGCAGGTTGCTGATCGCTCCCACCGGATCTCCAGTACTCCATGCACTGGACGCGGCCTGAAGACTCGTTCCAAACGCAGTCTCGGCCTGGGCTAGGACTTCGATCAAATTTGTCCCAAGGACGGTTATACTCCCCGTCAGATAGCTGGTCGCGTTCGCCAGGTTCTGGGTAACGTAATCGGGGATCTCCAAAATATGTTCCAGCGGCAGCCCGATGTCTTCGAATGGGTATAAGAAGAACGCGCTATATAAAGAGGTTACCGCAGAACTTATGTTGCCGGAGGCGATCTGGTTGAACGCCTCGTATAAGAGCGGCCAAAAATTGGTAAGCTTATGGGTGCCGGTGTAGAAATTGACCGCGTTCTTCGCTGCGGTTTGCCATGTCGAGACGTACAGGTCGCCGTAGGAGAGCCAATTGGCGGCGACCTGCTGCAAGACCGGCAGCGGAAGCTGCTGGAAATTGCTGAGAGCTGTCTGCAGGTTAGCGCCCGCGTTCTGGAAGGTTTGAACCCACGTCGCTAGGGGGAGTGGTAGTGCGGCGGGGTTGATGAAGTCGGTGAGTGCCGCTGCCGGTACCGCAGCCGCGCTTGCTCCGCTTGCCAGCGATGCCAATTCGTTTTCTACGCCGGAGAGCAGGTCCACCATGCTATCGGCGGCGCCGGTGAGCTGGATGTCGGACACACTCATTGTGGGGAGGTGTTGAGCCAGGTGTGTGTCGGGTAGATGCTGGGCCATGGGACCGGCGGCGAGGATAGCGGCGCTGGCCAGGGCGACTCCAGCGGTGATGTGGGGGCGGGCTGCGAGGTCCACGACCATCTCCTTTGTACAATTCTGGATAACGACGCGTTAAACGTACCTACGGAATACATTGAGCGAATCGTGACAACGAAAGCAGCACTTAACTGTGGAGATATATATTATCGGCAAAGCCGTCAGAAATGCACAGAAATTATTACGTAAATTGGGCTAATGGCGGTGCGGGAAGGGTTTTCTGTCGCTGGCCGATACCGGGCTGTCGCAGATCTATTGGCCGAAGATCTAGGTGTGCATTGTGTGATGGTCATGGTCATGGTCGCGGTGCTTGCTGCCGTTGAGAGCAGCACTTGTACGACCAGCATGGCCTGGCCGTGTCGGCGTCGGCCGCGAAGCACTATCTCCCAGCAAAAACAAGAGCTTTCTGTACGCTCTGGTGAACAATTACATTGTCGCGGCGATAGTTATCTTGAGTGCGGGAGTAAATATGGAGTGGCGCGTTACCGAAGGGTACTTTCATATTGAACTACCATAGCGGCGGATGAGGTTCGCTGTGGCGCGCATGTACAACGGGATTACCAGGAGTTTTTCACCTTCATGAGGATTGCGGAGCCGCACGTTCCCGCGGTGATCGCTCAACACCTCTCGAAAATGCCACGAGCACAAGTTCTCCGTAGATATGTCCAGCTCACCGGCCCGTCGGACGTCGACTCCAAACCGCGGGCGCATTCCATGCCGGGTGGGCAAGGTCGTCGCCTCGCCGGGCGCCCTCACCTACGGCGAACCGCAGGTGTTCGAGGAACTATGCGAACACCGCGTCCAACCCACGTAGCGTCGGGGCATGGCACGCATCGTCGTCATCGGCGGCCACGGAAAGGTCGCGCTGCAACTAGCACGCATCCTGACCGAGCGCGGCGACGAGGTGAGTTCGGTCTTCCGCAATCCTGACCACTCCGACGACGTCGCGGCTAGCCTGTCCGAGCGTGGCCGCCCGGTTATGGCCGATATCGAGCAGCTCGACGCGAATGCGCTGGCCGATCTGCTGGCCGGGCACGACGCGGTCGTCTTCTCCGCCGGCGCGGGCGGCGGCAATCCGGCGCGAACCTACGCCGTCGACCGTGACGCCGCGATCCGGGTGATCGATGCGGCCGCGCAGGCGAACGTGCGGCGGTTCGTGATGGTGTCGTACTTCGGTGCCGGCCCGGATCATGGCGTACCGCGGGATGATCCGTTCTTCGCGTACGCGGAGGCCAAAGCGGCGGCGGATGCCCACCTACGCGCCAGCAACCTGGATTGGACGGTGCTGGGACCTGGCCGACTCACCCTCGAACCGGCGACCGGCAGGATCATCCTCGGCAAGGGAAAAGGCGAGGTTTCACGAGCCGACGTCGCGCTCGTCGTAGCCGCCGCTCTAAAGGACGACTCGACCATCCGCCGAACCATCGAATTCAACAACGGTGACGTCCCGATCGCCGCCGCGCTGACAAGCTGACCCGTCGGGTTCGGGCCATCCGACCAGCAGAGTAAAATGCAAAATACAGCTGGTCTGTCGTCGCCGCATGACGCGGCGTCGGCATCGAGCGAGACATGTTAGACATGCATCGCGAGAGGGAACCCGGTGAAAGTCCGGGACTGTCCCGCAGCGGTATGCAGGAACGACCGCCGTCACAAGCACTGGTCGACCACGACCGGGAAGCGACGGCCATTAGGAGCACCATCCGGTGCGCGCCTGCGAGTCCGAAGACCTGCCGGCTGTGCCGGGCGCGCCGCGTCCGGCGGGCTCATCGCCTCGTGGAATGGGCGTTTGGCCGTCGCCGTTGCGGTTTGTGTGCCGGAGGTGCGCACCGACAACGGGATCGGCTGCGCGTCCGCCGGCGGTGACCACCCCGCTCGATTGAAGGACGAAAACGTGACCCCTCAAGCATTTACCGCCACGGTTACCGGCTCCCCGCGCATCGGCCCCAAACGCGAACTCAAGCGTGCGACCGAGGGTTACTGGGCCGGCCGTACTAGCCGATCCGAGCTGGAGTCCGTCGCCGCGACGCTGCGCCGCGACACGTGGGCGGGCCTGGCCGCCGCCGGCCTGGACTCGGTACCGGTGAACACCTTCTCCTACTACGACCAGGTGCTCGACACGGCGGTTCTGCTCGGCGCGCTGCCGACCCGGGTGGCGAAAATCTCCGACGATCTGGACCGCTACTTCGCCGCAGCGCGCGGCAACGACGAGGTTGCGCCGCTGGAGATGACGAAGTGGTTCGACACCAACTACCACTACCTGGTTCCCGAGATCGAGCCCGCAACGAAGTTTGCCCTACACCCGGACAAGGTGCTTTCCGAGCTGAAAGAAGCTCTTGAGCAAGGGATTCCGGCCCGGCCGGTCGTTGTCGGGCCGGTCACCTTCCTGCTGCTGAGCAAGGGCGTTGACGGCGGAGGCGCGCCGATCGAGCGGCTCCAGGAGCTGGTGCCGATCTACTCCGAGCTGTTGTCGCTGCTCGCCGACAACGGCGCCCAGTGGGTGCAGTTCGACGAGCCGGCGCTGGTCACCGACATCTCCCCCGACGCGCCCGCGCTGGCCGAGGCCGTGTACAACGCGCTGGGCTCGGTGAGCAACCGACCCGCCATCTACGTCGCGACCTACTTCGGTGACCCCGGCGATTCCCTGGCCGGGCTGGCCCGCACGCCCATCGAGGCGATCGGTGTCGACCTGGTCGCCGGTGCCGACACGGCGGTGGCGGGTATTCCGGAATTGTCTACCAAGACCCTGGTGGCCGGCGTCGTGGACGGACGCAACGTCTGGCGCACCGACCTGGAATCGGCGCTGGCCAAGCTGGCGACCCTGCTGGGTTCCGCTGCCACGGTTGCGGTTTCGACGTCGTGTTCCACCATGCACGTGCCGTACTCGCTGGAGCCCGAGACCGGCCTGGACGACAACCTGCGCAGCTGGTTGGCGTTTGGGGCCGAAAAGGTGCACGAGGTCGTCGTTTTGGCGCGCGCACTGCACGAGGGCCGCGACGCGGTCGCCGAGGAGATCGCGGCGTCCAATGCCGCCGTGGCCTCGCGCAAGAGCGATCCTCGGCTGCACAACGACCGGGTCCGCGCACGGATCGACTCGATCGTCGCGTCGGGTGCGCACCGCGGCGACGCGGCGCAGCGCCGCGCCAGTCAGGACGCGCGGCTGCACCTGCCGCCGCTGCCCACCACGACGATCGGCTCCTACCCGCAGACCTCGGCGATCCGCAAGGCGCGGGCCGCGCTGCGGGCCGGAGAAATCGACGAGGCGGAATACGTGCGCAGGATGAAGAAGGAGATCGCCGACGTCATCAAGCTGCAGGAGCAGCTCGGCCTGGATGTGCTCGTGCACGGTGAGCCCGAGCGCAACGACATGGTCCAGTACTTCGCCGAGCAGCTGGAGGGTTTCTTCGCCACACAGAACGGTTGGGTGCAGTCCTACGGCAGCCGCTGCGTGCGTCCGCCGATCCTGTACGGCGACGTGTCCCGGCCTCATCCGATGACGGTCGAGTGGATCACCTATGCGCAGTCTTTGACCGACAAACCGGTGAAGGGCATGTTGACGGGGCCGGTCACGATCTTGGCGTGGTCGTTCGTCCGCGACGACCAGCCGCTGGCCGACACCGCCAACCAAGTGGCGCTGGCCATTCGCGACGAGACCGTGGATCTGCAGGCCGCGGGCATCGGGATCATCCAGGTCGACGAGCCCGCGCTGCGTGAGCTGCTGCCGCTACGTCGCGCTCAGCAGGAGGACTACTTGCGTTGGGCCGTGGGGTCTTTCCGCTTGGCCACCTCGGGCGTCGCCGACTCGACGCAGATCCACACCCACCTGTGCTACTCGGAGTTCGGTGAGGTGATCGGTGCCATCGCGGACCTGGACGCCGACGTGACGTCCATCGAGGCGGCTCGCTCACACATGGAGGTGCTCGACGACCTGAACGCTGTTGGCTTCGCCAACAGCGTGGGGCCGGGTGTCTACGACATCCACTCGCCGCGGGTGCCGAGCACTGACGAGATGGCCGAGTCGCTGCGCGCCGCGTTGAGAGCCGTTCCGCCGCAACGGTTATGGGTCAACCCCGACTGCGGGCTAAAGACCCGCAACGTCGACGAGGTGACCGCGTCCCTCCAGCACATGGTCGCCGCGGCGCAGGAAGTCCGGGCCGGGGTCTAGCTTTTCGCGCGAGCGTGACGCCACTGCGACTTTCGCTTCTTGGATTCGCAGTGGCGTCACGCTCGACGCTTTTGGTCAACGGCCAGGCCATCAATGGCCCGCCCCAACGTGGGCACTTGGTCAGCCGCCGGCGCAACAACTGATGGGCGTCGCGGGCGCACGGGTTGCGCATTTGCACCGAGGCAATAAAGCAGTCCCAACATCCGGTGTCCCCACGGGCCCGACGGATGTTCCTGAATGACAGCTATTTTCGCTACCACGCCAACGCCACCGGAGTTCGTGTTGACCCTAGTATTTGTCGGGCTGGCGGCGGGCCTCATCAGAATCGGGGCGATGCTCGGGTGGGTGTTGG
The nucleotide sequence above comes from Mycobacterium malmoense. Encoded proteins:
- a CDS encoding SDR family oxidoreductase, which gives rise to MARIVVIGGHGKVALQLARILTERGDEVSSVFRNPDHSDDVAASLSERGRPVMADIEQLDANALADLLAGHDAVVFSAGAGGGNPARTYAVDRDAAIRVIDAAAQANVRRFVMVSYFGAGPDHGVPRDDPFFAYAEAKAAADAHLRASNLDWTVLGPGRLTLEPATGRIILGKGKGEVSRADVALVVAAALKDDSTIRRTIEFNNGDVPIAAALTS
- the metE gene encoding 5-methyltetrahydropteroyltriglutamate--homocysteine S-methyltransferase produces the protein MTPQAFTATVTGSPRIGPKRELKRATEGYWAGRTSRSELESVAATLRRDTWAGLAAAGLDSVPVNTFSYYDQVLDTAVLLGALPTRVAKISDDLDRYFAAARGNDEVAPLEMTKWFDTNYHYLVPEIEPATKFALHPDKVLSELKEALEQGIPARPVVVGPVTFLLLSKGVDGGGAPIERLQELVPIYSELLSLLADNGAQWVQFDEPALVTDISPDAPALAEAVYNALGSVSNRPAIYVATYFGDPGDSLAGLARTPIEAIGVDLVAGADTAVAGIPELSTKTLVAGVVDGRNVWRTDLESALAKLATLLGSAATVAVSTSCSTMHVPYSLEPETGLDDNLRSWLAFGAEKVHEVVVLARALHEGRDAVAEEIAASNAAVASRKSDPRLHNDRVRARIDSIVASGAHRGDAAQRRASQDARLHLPPLPTTTIGSYPQTSAIRKARAALRAGEIDEAEYVRRMKKEIADVIKLQEQLGLDVLVHGEPERNDMVQYFAEQLEGFFATQNGWVQSYGSRCVRPPILYGDVSRPHPMTVEWITYAQSLTDKPVKGMLTGPVTILAWSFVRDDQPLADTANQVALAIRDETVDLQAAGIGIIQVDEPALRELLPLRRAQQEDYLRWAVGSFRLATSGVADSTQIHTHLCYSEFGEVIGAIADLDADVTSIEAARSHMEVLDDLNAVGFANSVGPGVYDIHSPRVPSTDEMAESLRAALRAVPPQRLWVNPDCGLKTRNVDEVTASLQHMVAAAQEVRAGV